From a region of the [Eubacterium] eligens ATCC 27750 genome:
- a CDS encoding DUF2798 domain-containing protein: MPKNKFQDVIFTIIMATIMVYGMVVYNVALNTGTVNGTTFLAATHELPIMVPIAFVLEFFVVGKIAKMLAFTVMRPTDRPQFITYAISICICCIMCPIMSLVATFLFKEPSFGMWVKTWAMNFPMAICYQMFYCGPLVRLIFRAIFVRKNAEVPENMCAVDTE, encoded by the coding sequence ATGCCAAAAAACAAGTTTCAGGATGTTATTTTCACAATTATTATGGCAACAATTATGGTCTATGGCATGGTCGTATACAATGTTGCCCTTAACACAGGTACTGTGAATGGTACTACTTTCTTAGCTGCAACGCATGAGCTCCCAATCATGGTTCCAATTGCATTCGTGCTCGAGTTCTTCGTTGTAGGAAAGATAGCTAAAATGCTTGCTTTCACTGTTATGCGTCCAACTGACAGACCACAGTTCATCACATATGCAATATCAATATGTATCTGCTGCATTATGTGTCCGATTATGAGTCTTGTAGCTACATTCCTTTTCAAAGAGCCATCCTTTGGCATGTGGGTTAAAACATGGGCAATGAACTTTCCTATGGCAATCTGCTATCAGATGTTCTATTGCGGACCACTTGTAAGACTTATATTCAGGGCAATATTTGTCAGAAAAAATGCTGAAGTCCCAGAAAACATGTGCGCTGTAGATACAGAATAA